The Ammospiza nelsoni isolate bAmmNel1 chromosome 10, bAmmNel1.pri, whole genome shotgun sequence genome includes a region encoding these proteins:
- the ARHGEF4 gene encoding rho guanine nucleotide exchange factor 4 isoform X5, with translation MDDQELGFKAGDVIEVMDATNKEWWWGRILDSEGWFPASFVRLRVNQDEPMEDYPLKVEGGREEDSRRFGMGQTTKDQMRTNVINEIISTERDYIKHLKDICEGYIKQCRKRADMFTEEQLKTIFGNIEDIYRCQKKFVKALEKKFNKDHPHLSEVGSCFLEYQTEFQIYSEYCNNHPNACLELSRLAKVNKYVYFFEACRLLQKMIDISLDGFLLTPVQKICKYPLQLAELLKYTNPQHRDFKDVEAALNAMKNVARLINERKRRLENIDKIAQWQSSIEDWEGEDVLVRSSELIYSGELAKISHPQAKSQQRMFFLFDHQLVCCKKDLLRRDILYYKSRISMDDMEILDVEDGKDKDFNISVKNAFKLHCRDTEEVHLFCAKKPEQKQRWLKAFENERRQVQLDQETGFSITEVQKKQAMLNASKQHHAGKPKAVTRPYYEFLLRQKHPTLPSTLPQQQVFMLAEPKRKPSNFWQNISRLTPFRK, from the exons ATGGATGACCAGGAGCTGGGATTCAAGGCTGGAGATGTCATCGAAGTGATGGATGCCACCAACAAGGAGTGGTGGTGGGGCAGGATTCTGGACAGTGAAGGCTGGTTCCCAGCCAGCTTTGTTCGG CTGCGGGTGAACCAGGATGAGCCCATGGAGGATTATCCCCTGAAGGTGGAGGGCGGCAGAGAGGAGGATTCCCGGCGCTTCGGGATGGGCCAGACCACCAAAGACCAGATGAGGACCAACGTCATCAATGAGATCATAAGCACAGAGAGAGACTACATCAAGCACCTGAAGGACATTTGTGAG GGTTACATTAAGCAGTGCCGCAAGAGAGCCGACATGTTTACAGAGGAACAGCTGAAGACAATCTTTGGGAATATTGAGGACATCTACAGGTGCCAGAAGAAATTTGTTAAAGCACTAGAGAAGAAATTTAACAAAGACCACCCACATTTGAGTGAGGTTGGCTCATGCTTCTTGGAATAT caaaCAGAGTTCCAGATCTACTCCGAGTACTGCAACAACCACCCCAACGCGTGCCTGGAGCTGTCGCGCCTGGCCAAGGTCAACAAGTACGTTTACTTCTTCGAGGCGTGCCGCCTGCTGCAGAAGATGATCGACATCTCCCTGGATGGCTTCCTGCTCACCCCCGTGCAGAAAATCTGCAAATACCCCCTGCAGCTGGCCGAGCTGCTCAAGTACACCAACCCCCAGCACAG ggattTCAAGGACGTGGAGGCTGCGCTGAACGCCATGAAGAACGTGGCTCGGCTCATCAACGAGCGCAAGCGGCGCCTGGAGAACATCGACAAGATCGCCCAGTGGCAGAGCTCCATCGAGGACTGGGAG GGAGAAGATGTCCTAGTCAGAAGCTCAGAACTCATCTATTCTGGGGAATTAGCCAAAATCTCCCACCCTCAAGCCAAGAGCCAACAGAGGATGTTCTTCCTCTTCGATCACCAGCTTGTCTGCTGCAAGAAG GACCTCCTGCGCAGGGACATCCTGTACTACAAGAGTCGCATCAGCATGGATGACATGGAAATCCTGGATGTGGAAGATGGCAAAGACAAGGACTTCAATatcagtgtgaaaaatgcattcaAGCTGCACTGCAGAGACACTGAGGAAGTCCATTTGTTCTGTGCAAAAAAGCCTGAGCAGAAGCAGCGCTGGCTGAAGGCGTTTGAGAATGAAAGGAGGCAGGTGCAGCTCGACCAGGAGACAG GGTTTTCCATCACGGAGGTGCAGAAAAAGCAGGCAATGCTGAATGCCAGCAAGCAGCACCATGCTGGGAAGCCCAAGG CTGTCACCAGGCCCTACTACGAGTTCCTGCTGCGGCAGAAGCACCCCACGCTGCCCAGCAcgctcccccagcagcaggtcTTCATGCTGGCAGAGCCCAAGCGCAAGCCCTCGAACTTCTGGCAGAACATCAGCAGGCTGACGCCCTTCCGGAAATAG